A region of Streptomyces sp. NBC_01750 DNA encodes the following proteins:
- a CDS encoding GNAT family N-acetyltransferase gives MPFESTAETVRAWVHGWAASRGAADPVAEPWGFSIDVGQVKHATRHVLTADDEATVRKIADTVAAPSVWLKVFADPASVLSWAGPDWRVDDPGWLMWAELRLTETAVPDGYTLRTWSRGGVTRALVVAADGSFAARGQIAPTGATAVADQVETSPAHRRKGLGSLVMRTLHNAAVEQGAGIGVLGATPDGRALYESLGWRTQAPLVSLYFDPSA, from the coding sequence ATGCCCTTCGAGTCCACCGCCGAGACCGTCCGGGCCTGGGTCCACGGCTGGGCCGCCTCGCGCGGCGCCGCGGATCCCGTCGCCGAACCCTGGGGGTTCAGCATCGACGTGGGCCAGGTCAAACACGCCACTCGGCATGTTCTGACCGCCGACGACGAGGCGACCGTCCGCAAGATCGCCGACACGGTCGCGGCCCCGAGCGTCTGGCTCAAGGTGTTCGCCGACCCCGCGTCCGTCCTTTCCTGGGCCGGACCGGACTGGCGGGTCGACGACCCCGGCTGGCTGATGTGGGCCGAGCTCCGCCTTACCGAGACCGCCGTGCCCGACGGTTACACCCTCAGGACCTGGTCCCGCGGCGGCGTCACCCGGGCCCTGGTGGTCGCGGCGGACGGCTCGTTCGCCGCCCGCGGCCAGATCGCGCCGACCGGCGCAACCGCCGTCGCCGACCAGGTGGAGACCTCACCCGCGCACCGGCGCAAAGGGCTCGGCAGCCTGGTGATGCGCACGCTCCACAACGCGGCGGTCGAGCAGGGCGCCGGCATCGGCGTGCTGGGCGCGACGCCCGACGGACGGGCGCTGTACGAGTCCCTGGGGTGGCGGACGCAGGCCCCGCTGGTCAGCCTCTACTTCGACCCGTCCGCCTGA
- a CDS encoding response regulator transcription factor: MEQTHTTHNGVAATPGAQRRVLVVEDDATIVDAIAARLRAEGFLVQTAVDGPAAVDAAEAWQPDLMVLDVMLPGFDGLEVCRRVQSTRPVPVLMLTARDDETDMLVGLGVGADDYMTKPFSMRELAARVHVLLRRVERAALAAVTPRSGILRLGELEIDHAQRRVRVRGEDVHLTPTEFDLLVCLANTPRAVLSREQLLAEVWDWADASGTRTVDSHIKALRRKIGAERIRTVHGVGYALETPAP; this comes from the coding sequence ATGGAGCAGACACACACCACGCACAACGGCGTCGCGGCCACACCCGGCGCCCAGCGCCGGGTGCTGGTCGTCGAGGACGACGCGACGATCGTCGACGCCATCGCCGCGCGTCTACGGGCAGAGGGCTTTCTGGTGCAGACGGCCGTGGACGGCCCTGCCGCCGTCGACGCGGCCGAGGCCTGGCAACCCGATCTGATGGTTCTCGATGTGATGCTGCCGGGCTTCGACGGCCTCGAGGTCTGCCGCCGGGTCCAGTCGACGCGTCCCGTCCCGGTGCTGATGCTCACGGCGCGCGACGACGAGACCGACATGCTGGTCGGCCTCGGTGTCGGCGCGGACGACTACATGACCAAGCCGTTCTCGATGCGGGAGCTCGCGGCGAGGGTGCATGTGCTGCTGCGCCGGGTGGAGCGCGCCGCGCTCGCCGCGGTGACACCGCGCAGCGGGATCCTCCGCCTCGGCGAGCTGGAGATCGACCACGCCCAGCGCCGGGTCCGGGTGCGCGGCGAGGACGTACATCTCACACCCACCGAGTTCGACCTGCTGGTCTGCCTGGCGAACACGCCGCGCGCGGTCCTCTCCCGCGAGCAGCTGCTCGCGGAGGTGTGGGACTGGGCCGACGCCTCGGGCACCCGGACCGTCGACAGCCACATCAAGGCCCTGCGCCGCAAGATCGGCGCGGAGCGGATCCGTACCGTCCACGGCGTCGGCTACGCACTGGAGACGCCGGCACCATGA
- a CDS encoding trypsin-like serine peptidase, producing MTWIARPKRLLRWPAIALLAAATACGGPVSAAPDTGGGSELPDPPAPQSSATLFAGLPSAGVLLDKDGAHFCSASVVDSPKGNVIATAAHCVFEYGSYLENFSFAPDFTGAGAGKAPYGRWKVRAIQVDDRWRENTEDSDSVDYAFLTVEPDAKGRNVQEVVGGIPVDWASPATRRVTVVGYPNPDHNPDNKPISCTTDTQQDPELAGSVRMDCSGFWDGTSGGPWLADYRDPKHPGHLIGVTSGGDTDSVSTAVRFNANARKLYEKAAKQ from the coding sequence ATGACGTGGATCGCTCGCCCGAAGAGGCTGCTGAGGTGGCCCGCAATAGCCCTGCTCGCCGCCGCTACGGCGTGCGGCGGGCCGGTCTCCGCCGCCCCCGATACGGGCGGCGGGTCCGAGCTGCCGGACCCGCCCGCGCCGCAGTCCTCGGCGACTTTGTTCGCGGGTCTGCCGTCCGCCGGGGTGCTGCTCGACAAGGACGGCGCACACTTCTGTTCCGCGAGCGTCGTGGACAGCCCCAAGGGCAACGTCATCGCCACCGCAGCGCACTGTGTCTTCGAGTACGGCAGCTACCTGGAGAACTTCAGCTTCGCACCGGACTTCACCGGCGCGGGTGCGGGCAAAGCGCCGTACGGACGGTGGAAGGTCCGCGCCATCCAGGTGGACGACCGCTGGCGTGAGAACACCGAGGACTCCGACTCCGTGGACTATGCCTTCCTGACCGTGGAGCCGGACGCCAAGGGCCGCAACGTCCAGGAGGTCGTCGGCGGCATCCCCGTCGACTGGGCCTCCCCGGCCACCCGCCGGGTCACCGTCGTCGGCTACCCCAACCCCGACCACAACCCGGACAACAAGCCGATCTCCTGCACCACGGACACCCAGCAGGACCCGGAACTGGCCGGGTCCGTACGCATGGACTGTTCGGGCTTCTGGGACGGTACGAGTGGCGGCCCCTGGCTCGCCGACTACCGGGACCCCAAGCATCCGGGCCACCTGATCGGGGTGACCAGCGGCGGCGACACGGACAGCGTCTCCACGGCGGTCCGCTTCAACGCCAATGCGCGCAAGCTGTACGAGAAGGCCGCGAAGCAGTAG
- a CDS encoding spermidine synthase, which yields MPLHTDGPVILDRREGPHGEVALRQHGEHHEIIANGCFLMDTSDGRSERLLVDAALDALADHPAPSVLIGGLGVGFSLARAAANPRWRRIAVVEREQAIIDWHRTGPLAAISGDALADPRSVILHTDLVTYLCTTTDRYDALCLDIDNGPDWTVTDDNETLYSPAGLAACQGRLEPGGILAVWSAQPSSAFEDALRNAGFTGVTTEEIRVARGVPDVVHLAVRPA from the coding sequence ATGCCGCTCCATACCGACGGCCCCGTCATCCTCGACCGGCGCGAGGGGCCGCACGGAGAGGTCGCACTGCGGCAGCATGGCGAACATCACGAGATCATCGCCAACGGGTGCTTCCTGATGGACACCTCCGACGGCCGCTCCGAGCGCCTGCTCGTCGACGCGGCCCTCGACGCGCTCGCCGACCACCCCGCACCGTCCGTGCTCATCGGCGGTCTCGGCGTCGGCTTCTCGCTGGCCCGTGCCGCGGCGAACCCCCGCTGGCGCCGAATCGCCGTCGTCGAGCGCGAGCAGGCGATCATCGACTGGCACCGCACGGGACCCCTTGCCGCGATCTCCGGCGACGCCCTCGCCGATCCCCGCAGCGTGATCCTGCACACGGATCTCGTCACGTATCTGTGCACCACTACGGACCGCTACGACGCCCTCTGTCTCGACATCGACAACGGACCCGACTGGACCGTCACCGACGACAACGAAACCCTCTACTCACCGGCCGGACTCGCCGCCTGCCAGGGCCGGTTGGAGCCGGGCGGAATCCTCGCCGTCTGGTCCGCGCAACCCTCCTCCGCGTTTGAGGATGCGTTGCGGAATGCCGGATTCACCGGGGTTACAACCGAAGAGATCCGGGTTGCCCGAGGAGTACCCGACGTGGTCCATCTCGCTGTTCGCCCTGCGTAG
- a CDS encoding rhomboid-like protein encodes MEQLTTRDPLTGQELLGGIPTQRAAPTRVATPALPSPPAPAPCLTPPLWRQALQLLPTPTGTPFTFCYVLVLLATSLFAQYGDPATVSSLLRGSSTDVAHLADTPLLVLGASALWVAGGLLGPYAIAFLFTLTALERRIGGRRAAGVFLAGHVAATLATEIPVAVSVLTGHLPASSLHRLDYGISFGLMASIGALAGLLRPVARATLLGFVSLMLVQDLLALEDPLTNWGHPLALLAGIVCWPAVRRASARRKESVLHGR; translated from the coding sequence GTGGAACAGCTGACGACGCGCGATCCGCTCACGGGCCAGGAGCTGCTCGGCGGCATCCCGACCCAGCGCGCGGCGCCGACGCGGGTGGCGACGCCCGCCCTCCCGTCCCCGCCCGCGCCCGCCCCGTGCCTGACGCCGCCTCTGTGGCGGCAAGCGCTCCAGCTGCTGCCCACGCCGACCGGGACACCCTTCACCTTCTGCTACGTCCTCGTCCTGCTCGCCACCTCGCTCTTCGCGCAGTACGGAGACCCTGCCACCGTCTCCTCGCTGCTCCGCGGCTCCAGCACCGATGTCGCCCACCTGGCGGACACGCCCCTGCTCGTTCTCGGCGCCAGCGCGCTGTGGGTCGCGGGCGGCCTGCTGGGCCCGTACGCCATCGCCTTCCTCTTCACGCTCACCGCGCTGGAACGCCGCATCGGCGGCCGGCGCGCCGCCGGAGTCTTCCTGGCGGGCCATGTCGCCGCGACGCTGGCCACCGAGATACCGGTCGCCGTCTCGGTGCTGACCGGACATCTGCCCGCCAGCTCCCTGCACCGCCTCGACTACGGCATCAGCTTCGGTCTGATGGCGAGCATCGGTGCCCTGGCCGGACTGCTCCGCCCGGTGGCTCGCGCGACGCTGCTCGGCTTTGTGTCCCTGATGCTCGTCCAGGACCTGCTGGCCCTCGAGGACCCGCTCACCAACTGGGGTCATCCGCTGGCGCTGTTGGCCGGAATCGTCTGCTGGCCCGCGGTGCGCCGCGCCTCGGCGCGACGGAAAGAGTCCGTGCTCCACGGCCGGTGA
- a CDS encoding helix-turn-helix domain-containing protein, with protein sequence MSEGELNTLGLDQAEERTYEALLKERAAGAEELARLLGLPRERLDQALGHLVEHGIALPADGGGLPHPAAPAAAIRTLIHRRQAELHLRSAELERLRMSADQLAGRLMSGSPSAPEGGIEVVTGLKEIGERAEYLLASAEREVAILDRPPYVKGPRGEPLGDEGSPTPCLDIESLLNRGVEVRTVLDREGLGHPGRMRSLTALVEQGLRARVASAVPTKLIAVDRRITLLPPADAADPTASALVIGDALLGNALVPLFETVWERATPLGGSGSSCGSLPTAQKELLGLLAAGLKDEAIARRLGVHVHTARRRISRLLESLGAETRFQAGAQATLRGWLD encoded by the coding sequence ATGAGCGAGGGGGAATTGAACACCCTCGGCCTGGACCAGGCCGAAGAACGCACCTACGAGGCACTGCTCAAGGAACGGGCCGCCGGAGCCGAGGAGTTGGCGCGCCTGCTGGGGCTGCCACGCGAGCGTCTTGACCAGGCGCTCGGCCATCTCGTCGAACACGGCATCGCGCTGCCGGCCGACGGCGGCGGACTGCCGCATCCGGCCGCGCCGGCCGCGGCCATCCGTACGCTCATCCACCGCCGCCAGGCCGAACTCCACTTACGTTCGGCCGAGTTGGAGCGATTACGGATGAGCGCGGACCAGCTCGCCGGCCGGCTGATGTCCGGCTCACCCAGTGCGCCCGAGGGCGGAATCGAGGTGGTGACAGGCCTCAAGGAGATCGGCGAACGGGCGGAGTATCTGCTGGCGTCGGCGGAGCGCGAGGTCGCGATCCTGGACCGACCGCCGTATGTGAAGGGGCCACGCGGGGAGCCACTCGGGGACGAGGGCTCCCCCACCCCCTGCCTGGACATCGAGTCCCTCCTGAACCGCGGGGTGGAGGTGCGGACCGTCCTGGACCGGGAAGGGCTCGGCCACCCGGGCCGGATGCGCTCGCTGACCGCCCTTGTCGAGCAGGGGCTGCGGGCACGCGTCGCGAGCGCCGTTCCCACCAAACTGATCGCCGTGGACCGCCGGATCACGCTGCTTCCGCCGGCCGACGCGGCCGACCCGACGGCCTCGGCCCTGGTGATCGGCGACGCTCTGCTCGGCAACGCGCTGGTGCCGCTCTTCGAGACCGTGTGGGAGCGGGCCACCCCGCTCGGCGGCTCCGGCAGCAGCTGCGGCTCACTGCCCACGGCGCAGAAGGAACTCCTCGGACTGCTCGCCGCCGGGCTCAAGGACGAGGCGATCGCACGCCGTCTGGGCGTCCATGTCCACACAGCGCGCAGAAGGATCAGCCGCCTGCTGGAATCGCTGGGCGCGGAGACCCGCTTTCAGGCGGGAGCGCAGGCGACCTTGCGGGGCTGGCTGGACTGA
- a CDS encoding protealysin inhibitor emfourin — protein sequence MTVTGGIAGVHNTLLVQDDGTYTTSSRTGPARTGRMTPAELAALRRALDKADFARLPREATGSPIADGFTYRLTYAGHTVTTDDTTRLPALRAVFAALPQD from the coding sequence GTGACGGTCACCGGCGGTATCGCCGGCGTGCACAACACGCTGCTGGTCCAGGACGACGGCACGTACACCACGTCCTCCAGGACCGGACCCGCCCGGACCGGCCGGATGACACCGGCCGAGCTGGCGGCGCTGCGCCGGGCCCTGGACAAGGCGGATTTCGCTCGCCTGCCCCGCGAGGCCACGGGCAGCCCGATCGCGGACGGGTTCACGTACCGGCTCACGTACGCCGGTCATACCGTCACCACGGATGACACCACACGGCTGCCGGCCCTGCGGGCGGTGTTCGCCGCGCTCCCGCAGGACTGA
- the lon gene encoding endopeptidase La, with protein sequence MASTSTPLTLPVLPLDDEVVLPGMVVPLDLSDNEVRAAVEAAQAAARSSGASKPTVLLVPRVDGSYAGTGVLGTVEQVGRLSDGDPGALIRGRGRVKIGAGTTGPGAALWVEGARIDESAPEPLPGSVADLVKEYKALATSWLKKRGAWQVVDRVQQIDDVSQLADNSGYSPFLTTTQKIELLETADPVARLELATEQLREHLAEQDVAEAIAKDVQEGVDKQQREFLLRRQLEAVRKELRELNGATDAADESDDYRTRVEAADLPEKVREAALKEVEKLERSSDQSPEGSWIRTWLDTVLELPWNERTDDTAEHDIQGAKAILDAEHAGLQDVKERITEYLAVRKRRADRGLGVVGGRRGGAVLALVGPPGVGKTSLGESVAHAMGRKFVRVALGGVRDEAEIRGHRRTYVGALPGRIVRAIKEAGSMNPVVLLDEIDKVGSDFRGDPAAALLEVLDPAQNHTFRDHYLEVELDLSDVVFLATANVLEAIPEALLDRMELVRLDGYTEDEKVVIARDHLLPRQLERAGLESGEVTLDDSALRKLAGEYTREAGVRNLERSVARLLRKVASQHELGEQELPFTIGAEQLRGLIGRPHHVPESAQDPAERRTAVPGVATGLAVTGAGGDVLFVEASLADPETGAAGLTLTGQLGDVMKESAQIALSFLRSHGAELELPVADLKDRGAHIHFPAGAVPKDGPSAGITMTTALASLLSGRQVRTDVAMTGEVSLTGRVLPIGGLKQKLLAAHRAGITTVVIPKRNEADLDDVPAEILERLEVHPVTDVRQVLEIALSPAEVPVAAAA encoded by the coding sequence ATGGCCTCGACGTCTACACCGCTCACCTTGCCCGTGCTGCCGCTCGACGACGAGGTCGTGCTGCCCGGAATGGTGGTGCCGCTCGACCTGTCCGACAACGAAGTGCGTGCCGCGGTGGAGGCCGCCCAAGCTGCCGCCCGGTCCAGCGGTGCGAGCAAGCCGACCGTGCTTCTTGTTCCGCGCGTCGACGGCTCGTATGCCGGGACCGGTGTGCTCGGGACCGTCGAGCAGGTCGGCAGACTCTCCGACGGCGACCCCGGCGCGCTCATCCGGGGCCGCGGCCGGGTGAAGATCGGCGCGGGCACCACAGGCCCCGGCGCCGCGCTCTGGGTCGAGGGCGCCCGGATCGACGAGAGCGCGCCCGAACCCCTGCCGGGCTCGGTCGCCGACCTCGTCAAGGAGTACAAGGCGCTCGCCACCAGCTGGCTGAAGAAGCGCGGCGCATGGCAGGTCGTGGACCGGGTCCAGCAGATCGACGATGTCTCGCAGCTCGCCGACAACTCCGGCTACTCGCCGTTCCTCACCACCACTCAGAAGATCGAACTGCTCGAGACCGCCGACCCGGTGGCCCGACTCGAGCTCGCCACCGAACAGCTGCGCGAACACCTCGCCGAGCAGGACGTCGCCGAGGCCATCGCCAAGGACGTCCAGGAGGGTGTCGACAAGCAGCAGCGCGAATTCCTGCTGCGCCGGCAGCTCGAGGCCGTACGCAAGGAGCTGCGCGAGCTCAACGGGGCCACCGACGCTGCGGACGAGTCCGACGACTACCGCACGCGCGTCGAGGCCGCCGATCTCCCCGAGAAGGTGCGGGAAGCCGCCCTCAAGGAGGTCGAGAAGCTGGAGCGCTCCAGCGACCAGAGCCCCGAGGGCTCCTGGATCCGCACCTGGCTCGACACCGTCCTTGAGCTGCCCTGGAACGAGCGGACCGATGACACTGCCGAGCACGACATCCAGGGCGCCAAGGCGATCCTGGACGCCGAGCACGCCGGTCTGCAGGACGTGAAGGAGCGGATCACCGAATACCTGGCGGTGCGCAAACGGCGTGCCGACCGGGGGCTCGGTGTGGTCGGCGGCCGGCGCGGGGGCGCGGTGCTCGCGCTCGTCGGCCCGCCCGGCGTCGGCAAGACCTCGCTCGGCGAGTCCGTGGCGCACGCCATGGGCCGGAAGTTCGTCCGGGTCGCACTCGGCGGCGTACGGGACGAGGCGGAGATCCGCGGCCACCGGCGTACGTACGTCGGCGCGCTGCCGGGCCGTATCGTCCGCGCCATCAAGGAGGCCGGTTCGATGAACCCGGTCGTCCTGCTCGACGAGATCGACAAGGTCGGCTCCGACTTCCGCGGCGACCCGGCCGCGGCGCTGCTCGAAGTCCTGGACCCGGCGCAGAACCACACCTTCCGTGATCACTACCTGGAGGTCGAACTCGACCTGTCCGACGTGGTGTTCCTGGCCACGGCGAACGTCCTGGAAGCCATCCCGGAGGCGCTGCTCGACCGGATGGAGCTGGTCAGGCTGGACGGCTACACCGAGGACGAGAAGGTCGTCATCGCCAGGGACCACCTGCTGCCGCGCCAGCTGGAGCGGGCGGGGCTGGAGTCCGGCGAGGTGACCCTGGACGACTCGGCGCTGCGCAAGCTGGCCGGCGAATACACCCGGGAAGCGGGCGTCCGCAACCTCGAGCGTTCGGTGGCCAGGCTGTTGCGGAAGGTGGCGTCCCAGCACGAACTGGGCGAGCAGGAGCTGCCGTTCACGATCGGCGCGGAGCAGCTGCGCGGTCTGATCGGACGGCCGCACCATGTGCCCGAGTCCGCTCAGGACCCGGCCGAGCGCCGTACGGCGGTGCCCGGCGTGGCCACCGGCCTCGCGGTCACCGGCGCGGGGGGCGACGTCCTGTTCGTCGAGGCTTCGCTGGCCGACCCGGAGACGGGCGCGGCGGGACTGACCCTCACCGGCCAGCTCGGCGACGTGATGAAGGAGTCCGCGCAGATCGCACTGAGCTTCCTGCGCTCGCACGGCGCGGAACTGGAGCTTCCGGTGGCCGATCTGAAGGACCGGGGCGCGCATATCCACTTCCCGGCGGGCGCGGTCCCCAAGGACGGCCCGAGCGCGGGCATCACGATGACGACGGCGCTCGCGTCGCTGCTGTCCGGACGCCAGGTGCGTACGGATGTGGCGATGACCGGAGAGGTGTCGCTGACCGGACGGGTGCTGCCGATCGGCGGTCTGAAGCAGAAGCTCCTTGCCGCGCACCGGGCCGGTATCACGACGGTGGTGATCCCCAAGCGGAACGAGGCGGACCTGGACGATGTCCCGGCCGAGATCCTGGAGAGGCTCGAGGTGCATCCGGTGACGGATGTCCGCCAGGTCCTGGAGATCGCGCTCTCCCCGGCCGAGGTGCCGGTGGCAGCCGCGGCCTGA
- a CDS encoding HAMP domain-containing sensor histidine kinase, protein MGSDSISISIKTKLGTLVVVSVFITTGLLVVALRTQTEIRFITVFSVIATLLITQFVAHSLTAPLDEMNTVAKGISHGDFTRRVSGADRRDELGDLASTINRMADDLEAVDQHRKELVANVSHELRTPIAALRAVLENVVDGVSAADPETMRTALKQIERLGRLVETLLDLSRLDNGVVTLRARRFEVWPYLSGVLKEASLAAAQRSLTSGSGNHTRTDVHLHLDVSPPELTAHADAERLHQVVANLIDNAVKHSPPHGRVTVRARRGPRPESLDLEVLDEGPGIPEPERHRVFERFNRGSVISPHGPGSDGGTGLGLAIARWAVDLHGGRIGVAESSRGCRIQVTLPGIRAARG, encoded by the coding sequence ATGGGCTCCGATTCCATCTCGATCTCGATCAAGACCAAGCTCGGGACCCTCGTCGTCGTCTCGGTCTTCATCACCACCGGTCTGCTGGTGGTCGCCCTGCGCACCCAGACCGAGATCCGTTTCATCACGGTGTTCTCGGTGATAGCGACCCTTCTGATCACCCAGTTCGTGGCGCACAGCCTGACCGCGCCGCTGGATGAGATGAACACCGTCGCCAAGGGCATATCGCACGGCGACTTCACCCGCCGGGTGAGCGGTGCCGACCGCCGTGACGAGCTCGGCGACCTGGCCTCCACCATCAATCGCATGGCCGACGATCTGGAGGCCGTGGACCAGCACCGCAAGGAGCTGGTCGCGAATGTCTCTCACGAGCTGCGCACGCCGATCGCCGCGCTGCGCGCCGTGCTCGAGAACGTCGTGGACGGCGTGTCGGCCGCCGACCCGGAGACCATGCGCACCGCGCTCAAACAGATAGAGCGCCTGGGCCGCCTGGTGGAGACACTCCTCGACCTGTCCCGGCTCGACAACGGCGTCGTCACGCTGCGGGCCCGCCGCTTCGAGGTCTGGCCGTACCTCTCCGGTGTGCTGAAGGAGGCCAGTCTGGCCGCCGCCCAGCGGAGTCTCACCTCCGGGTCGGGCAACCACACGCGTACGGACGTGCATCTGCATCTGGATGTGTCACCGCCCGAGCTGACCGCGCACGCGGACGCCGAGCGGCTGCACCAGGTGGTGGCCAATCTGATCGACAACGCCGTCAAGCACTCCCCGCCGCACGGCCGCGTGACCGTACGGGCCAGGCGCGGCCCCCGGCCGGAGTCCCTCGACCTGGAAGTGCTCGACGAGGGCCCCGGCATCCCGGAGCCGGAGCGCCACCGGGTCTTCGAGCGCTTCAACCGCGGCAGCGTCATCTCACCTCATGGACCGGGCAGCGACGGCGGTACGGGCCTGGGCCTCGCGATCGCGCGCTGGGCGGTGGATCTGCACGGCGGGCGCATCGGGGTGGCCGAATCCTCCCGGGGCTGCCGGATCCAGGTCACCCTCCCGGGCATCCGGGCGGCACGCGGTTGA